In a genomic window of Acidimicrobiia bacterium:
- a CDS encoding TIGR03617 family F420-dependent LLM class oxidoreductase, which translates to MEFDTYGFGSKLGDVRVLARDAERLGFSAIWFTEAGHNPFLPCAVATEATGGGISVGTSVAVAFPRSPMVTAQIAWDLADQSRGNFQLGLGTQVKAHLVRRFSTAFDRPVARMREYVLALRAILRAFQGDEKLAFAGDFYSFSLLTDFFSAGPIDFPDIPIQIAGVNKGLARMAGEVCDGFHVHPFHSREYLTEVVRPAVEAGAQKSGRSIDEVSFIAPVFIVVGDTDEERATLRNAARQQIAFYASTPTYEPVLAHHGYGEAGAELRRLMSAGDMKGMAAVFTDEMLEPYTVTATWDELPGALLTRYDGVADRILSYLGHGAWTSSPEAAERWADVARAIHAAR; encoded by the coding sequence GTGGAGTTCGACACGTACGGATTTGGCAGCAAGCTCGGCGATGTCCGCGTGCTCGCGCGCGACGCTGAGCGTCTTGGCTTCTCGGCGATCTGGTTCACGGAGGCGGGCCACAATCCGTTCCTTCCGTGCGCGGTCGCCACGGAAGCAACAGGCGGGGGTATCAGCGTTGGCACCTCGGTGGCAGTTGCGTTCCCGCGCAGCCCGATGGTCACGGCGCAGATCGCCTGGGACCTTGCGGATCAGTCAAGGGGGAACTTCCAGCTCGGTCTTGGAACGCAGGTCAAGGCACACCTCGTTCGCCGATTCTCCACTGCGTTCGACCGTCCGGTAGCACGGATGCGGGAGTACGTCCTCGCACTTCGAGCGATCCTCCGCGCCTTTCAGGGTGACGAGAAGCTTGCGTTCGCCGGCGACTTCTATTCGTTTTCATTGCTCACCGACTTCTTCTCGGCTGGACCGATCGACTTTCCCGATATCCCGATACAGATCGCCGGTGTGAACAAGGGTCTCGCGCGAATGGCCGGAGAGGTGTGCGACGGGTTTCACGTGCACCCGTTCCATTCGCGCGAGTACCTCACCGAGGTGGTGCGTCCTGCGGTCGAAGCGGGCGCACAGAAGAGCGGACGCTCCATCGATGAGGTCTCGTTCATCGCGCCTGTGTTCATCGTCGTCGGTGATACCGATGAGGAGCGAGCGACGCTTCGCAACGCGGCTCGGCAGCAGATCGCGTTCTATGCAAGTACGCCGACCTACGAGCCCGTGCTCGCGCACCATGGCTACGGCGAAGCAGGCGCCGAACTCCGCAGGCTCATGTCGGCAGGCGACATGAAGGGGATGGCCGCCGTGTTCACCGACGAAATGCTGGAGCCCTACACGGTGACAGCAACGTGGGACGAGCTGCCCGGCGCGCTGCTGACGCGTTACGACGGTGTCGCCGACCGCATCCTCTCGTACCTCGGGCACGGCGCGTGGACCTCTTCCCCCGAAGCGGCCGAACGGTGGGCCGACGTCGCCCGCGCGATCCACGCAGCACGTTGA
- a CDS encoding enoyl-CoA hydratase/isomerase family protein — MAYETILYDVDDEHVATVTLNRPDKLNSFNMAMRRDFRQLWREVQDDDAVHAVVLRAAGDRAFSTGIDATERADLMARGVHVGAPPNPFVAEDPGITLAPKQNECWKPIICAVHGMAAGGAFYWINESDIVIAADDATFFDPHVTYGMTSSLEPVGLRWRIPLGEVLRWALMGLDERMSAERAREIGLVSEVVPRESLWDRAHEVAAIVAAKPSVATQGTVKAIWRSLDLTRSANIDLGMMYVQLGNPVGETQVDRSSAPRPKPQIR, encoded by the coding sequence GTGGCCTACGAGACGATCCTCTACGACGTCGACGACGAGCATGTCGCGACGGTGACCCTGAATCGTCCTGACAAGTTGAACTCATTCAATATGGCGATGCGGCGTGACTTCCGTCAGTTGTGGCGCGAGGTGCAAGACGACGACGCCGTGCACGCCGTCGTGCTACGTGCGGCGGGGGATCGTGCGTTCTCGACCGGCATTGACGCTACCGAGCGCGCTGACTTGATGGCGCGCGGTGTGCACGTCGGCGCGCCCCCGAATCCGTTCGTGGCCGAGGACCCTGGCATCACATTGGCCCCGAAGCAGAACGAGTGCTGGAAGCCGATCATCTGCGCCGTCCACGGTATGGCCGCCGGCGGCGCCTTCTACTGGATCAACGAGTCGGACATCGTGATCGCGGCGGACGATGCCACGTTCTTCGACCCGCACGTTACGTACGGGATGACGTCTTCTCTCGAACCCGTAGGGCTCAGGTGGCGTATCCCGCTGGGTGAGGTGCTCCGCTGGGCCCTGATGGGGCTCGACGAGCGGATGTCGGCGGAGCGGGCGCGCGAAATCGGACTGGTGTCGGAAGTGGTGCCGCGTGAGTCGCTCTGGGATCGCGCGCACGAGGTCGCGGCGATTGTGGCCGCGAAGCCGAGCGTCGCGACGCAAGGAACGGTGAAGGCGATCTGGCGGTCGCTCGATCTCACGAGGAGCGCGAACATCGACCTCGGAATGATGTATGTGCAGCTCGGCAACCCGGTGGGCGAGACCCAGGTCGATCGCTCGTCGGCGCCACGCCCCAAACCGCAGATCCGCTAG
- a CDS encoding LLM class flavin-dependent oxidoreductase yields the protein MRHPVPVARQVATVAQLAPGRFVFGVGLGGEDRHELEICGVDPATRGRRLDECLTIVRALLAGETVDFSGRIFQIEQAQIVPAPPVPVPIVIGGRSEAALRRTALLGDGWLGLFVSAERYRQSVAQVEELAEAEGRAGVEWYHGMHFWCGVGPSPELLANAMESLYQTPFERFARYAPYGTAGMIADFVRPYVDAGARHVNLAPVAATPEAAIDAAAEVAELLRSG from the coding sequence GTGCGGCATCCGGTGCCCGTGGCGCGCCAGGTCGCGACGGTCGCGCAGCTCGCGCCGGGCCGGTTCGTCTTCGGCGTCGGCCTCGGCGGCGAAGACCGCCACGAGCTGGAGATATGCGGCGTCGACCCGGCGACGCGCGGCCGTCGCCTCGATGAGTGCCTCACGATCGTGCGGGCATTGCTCGCCGGCGAGACCGTCGACTTCTCGGGCCGCATCTTCCAGATCGAGCAGGCACAGATCGTCCCCGCGCCGCCGGTACCGGTACCGATCGTGATCGGCGGCCGTTCCGAGGCTGCGCTCCGGCGGACGGCACTTCTGGGCGACGGCTGGCTCGGGTTGTTCGTTTCCGCCGAGCGCTACCGCCAGTCGGTCGCGCAGGTCGAAGAGCTGGCTGAGGCCGAAGGTCGTGCGGGCGTCGAGTGGTACCACGGGATGCACTTCTGGTGCGGTGTCGGCCCGTCGCCGGAACTGCTCGCCAACGCGATGGAGTCGCTCTACCAGACGCCCTTCGAACGCTTCGCGCGGTACGCGCCCTATGGCACGGCCGGGATGATCGCCGACTTCGTCCGCCCGTACGTCGACGCCGGTGCACGCCACGTGAACCTGGCGCCCGTCGCGGCCACACCGGAGGCGGCCATCGACGCCGCAGCCGAGGTGGCCGAGCTCCTGCGCAGCGGATGA
- a CDS encoding class I adenylate-forming enzyme family protein — MTTTWSAMVAARVGARDPAVVYPDGSSWTLDELLTRGASAAVWLDDQGAERGRPVPALVPAARSSFALLCAGAGSERPLAPLSARFTVPELTACVLDLGPTVILASPDARAVAEEVGARTKLPVAVVPEDFTSPGRELDMDPPGDATVVVLHTSGTTGAPKPVYQRQAPMAKRVPRSAGPMQLGPGSRFATASAFHHQAGAGMLLVAIGVGATLVPLANFSPDTWTELSPLGVTHATVVPALIEAALAADVLALPTLEWILYGSSPLHPDTARRLLEEFPNIRLVQNLGQTEGGPITTLYHEDHVQALEHAPHRLRSVGRPTEGTELRIEDADDSGIGEICSRADHYFLTDADGWLRTGDLGYQDDDGFVYLVARKQDVINRGGDKVYPAEVELVIASHPDVREAAVVGISDRRLGSVPHAWIVPADPSNPPSPNELFAYARAQLAGFKVPRDWHITDELPRNPAGKLLRHALAPDADD; from the coding sequence GTGACGACGACATGGTCGGCGATGGTCGCAGCACGCGTCGGCGCGCGCGATCCTGCGGTCGTCTATCCCGACGGCTCGTCGTGGACACTCGACGAACTGCTCACGCGCGGTGCGTCTGCCGCAGTCTGGCTTGACGATCAGGGCGCGGAGCGCGGGCGACCGGTTCCCGCGCTCGTCCCCGCGGCGCGGTCATCGTTCGCGTTGTTGTGCGCGGGCGCTGGGTCGGAGCGACCGCTCGCGCCGCTCAGTGCACGCTTCACGGTGCCCGAGCTCACCGCGTGCGTGCTCGACCTGGGGCCGACAGTGATTCTCGCGTCGCCTGACGCGCGGGCGGTCGCCGAGGAAGTCGGCGCGCGGACCAAGCTTCCGGTCGCGGTCGTGCCGGAGGACTTCACCTCTCCCGGGCGTGAGCTCGATATGGACCCGCCGGGCGACGCGACCGTCGTCGTGCTCCATACGTCGGGGACGACCGGCGCGCCCAAACCTGTGTACCAGCGTCAAGCACCGATGGCGAAGCGGGTGCCTCGGTCTGCAGGACCAATGCAGCTCGGCCCCGGCTCGCGCTTCGCGACTGCCTCGGCGTTCCACCATCAGGCGGGAGCCGGGATGCTGCTCGTCGCGATTGGTGTGGGCGCCACGCTCGTACCGCTCGCGAACTTCTCACCCGACACGTGGACGGAGCTGTCACCGCTCGGGGTCACGCACGCGACCGTGGTCCCGGCGCTCATCGAAGCCGCGCTCGCCGCGGACGTGCTCGCGCTCCCGACCCTCGAGTGGATCCTGTACGGCTCCTCGCCGCTACATCCCGATACCGCTCGACGGTTGCTCGAGGAGTTTCCGAACATCCGACTGGTGCAGAACCTGGGCCAGACCGAGGGCGGCCCGATCACGACGCTGTACCACGAGGACCACGTGCAAGCGCTCGAGCACGCGCCACATCGTCTCCGTTCGGTCGGGCGACCGACCGAAGGAACGGAGCTGCGGATCGAGGATGCCGACGACTCCGGTATCGGCGAGATCTGCTCGCGTGCCGATCACTATTTCTTGACCGATGCCGATGGGTGGCTTCGCACCGGAGATCTTGGCTACCAGGACGACGACGGGTTCGTCTACCTCGTCGCGCGCAAACAAGATGTGATCAACCGCGGGGGCGACAAGGTGTACCCCGCAGAAGTCGAGTTGGTGATCGCGTCGCATCCCGACGTGCGCGAAGCCGCCGTCGTCGGAATTTCCGATCGGCGGCTCGGAAGCGTTCCGCACGCGTGGATCGTGCCCGCCGATCCGAGTAACCCGCCGTCTCCCAACGAGCTCTTTGCCTATGCGCGCGCGCAGCTCGCCGGCTTCAAAGTGCCGCGCGACTGGCACATCACCGACGAGCTTCCCCGCAACCCGGCAGGCAAGCTCCTGCGGCACGCGCTCGCTCCTGACGCCGACGATTGA
- a CDS encoding AMP-binding protein gives MRADERYRSIPNMLRQNAARFADREAVVDGDNRLTSRELADRALEATRALMAAGVEPGDRVSIWAPNCVEFVVAALGILGAAAWLVPINTRFKGDEAAYVLRKSGARMLFTVGDFLGIDSVELLRRADPATAASCRTVILSGAPKPGIEGFADLLVGADAVSEDDALARLDAIEGDDVADIMFTSGTTGRPKGVLLTHGQSLRAFESWGAGFGLREGDRDLIVPPFFHCFGYKAGWMLCLMTGATALPVAIFEPGEALRVIERERVTVVTGPPTLWSAMLDHAHRQATDLSSLRIAYVGAATVPETLIRRMLAELPVEHVSTGYGLTEATAMCSITKPGDAPDTISAWNGGTPVEDIEVRIVDEAGNDVDVGTPGELLIRGYNVMRGYYDDPEATAEVIGSDGWLHTGDIAVANDDGYFRIVDRKKDIYITGGFNVSPAEVEGLLLHDERISEIAVIGIPDERMGEVGAAFVVPQPGASLGPEDVIAFAREHVANYKVPHRVVLVDALPLNASGKVLKTVLRERVQLGNE, from the coding sequence GTGAGAGCCGACGAGCGCTACCGGTCCATCCCGAACATGCTGCGCCAGAACGCGGCGCGCTTTGCCGATCGCGAGGCAGTCGTGGACGGCGACAACCGGCTGACCTCTCGCGAGCTCGCCGATCGCGCCCTGGAAGCCACGCGGGCGTTGATGGCCGCGGGCGTCGAACCCGGGGACCGCGTGTCGATCTGGGCTCCGAACTGCGTCGAGTTCGTCGTGGCTGCGCTCGGCATCCTGGGTGCCGCGGCGTGGCTCGTTCCCATCAACACACGCTTCAAGGGCGACGAGGCGGCATACGTCCTGAGAAAGAGCGGCGCCCGAATGCTGTTCACCGTCGGCGACTTCCTCGGGATCGACTCTGTCGAACTGCTGCGCAGGGCAGACCCGGCGACCGCGGCGTCGTGCCGCACCGTCATCCTGTCCGGAGCCCCGAAGCCCGGCATCGAGGGTTTCGCCGACCTCCTCGTCGGCGCAGATGCGGTCTCGGAAGACGACGCGCTGGCGCGTCTCGACGCGATCGAGGGCGACGACGTCGCCGACATCATGTTCACGTCGGGAACGACGGGCCGACCGAAGGGCGTGCTCCTCACGCACGGTCAGAGCCTGCGCGCCTTCGAGAGCTGGGGCGCCGGCTTCGGTCTCCGGGAGGGCGACCGCGATCTCATCGTCCCGCCCTTCTTCCACTGCTTCGGGTACAAGGCCGGGTGGATGCTCTGCCTCATGACCGGCGCAACGGCACTCCCCGTCGCGATCTTCGAACCGGGAGAGGCGCTGCGCGTCATCGAGCGCGAGCGGGTGACCGTCGTCACCGGGCCGCCGACATTGTGGTCCGCGATGCTCGACCATGCTCACCGGCAAGCTACCGATCTGTCGTCGCTCCGGATCGCGTACGTCGGCGCCGCTACGGTGCCCGAGACACTGATCCGACGCATGCTCGCAGAGCTGCCGGTGGAACACGTCTCCACCGGCTACGGGCTCACCGAGGCAACGGCGATGTGCTCGATCACCAAGCCGGGCGACGCGCCCGACACAATCTCCGCTTGGAACGGCGGGACACCCGTCGAAGACATCGAGGTCCGCATCGTCGACGAAGCCGGCAACGACGTCGACGTCGGCACACCCGGGGAGCTCCTGATCCGCGGATACAACGTCATGCGCGGCTACTACGACGATCCCGAGGCGACGGCCGAGGTGATCGGGTCCGACGGTTGGCTCCACACTGGCGACATCGCCGTGGCCAACGACGACGGCTACTTCCGAATCGTCGACCGCAAGAAGGACATCTACATCACCGGGGGGTTCAACGTGTCGCCCGCGGAGGTGGAGGGTCTCCTCCTGCATGACGAGCGAATCAGCGAGATCGCGGTGATCGGCATCCCGGACGAGCGGATGGGCGAGGTGGGGGCCGCGTTCGTGGTGCCCCAGCCGGGCGCATCGCTTGGACCGGAGGACGTGATCGCCTTCGCTCGCGAGCACGTCGCCAATTACAAGGTGCCACATCGCGTGGTGCTCGTCGACGCGCTCCCCCTCAACGCGAGCGGCAAGGTGCTGAAGACCGTGTTGCGCGAGCGCGTCCAGCTCGGCAACGAGTAG
- a CDS encoding acyl-CoA dehydrogenase family protein: protein MSDDLQQLGLSEDDVAFRDEVRSWLADHLVGEFLAFGARGAAASDEGFEIRARWEKQLARGGWLGLAVPKQYGGREVGIGAQIVFAYECAHAGAPYRLSIQGTEMIGPTLVATGTEAQKERFLPEILAADVIWCQGFSEPDAGSDLANVRTQARLDGDHWVIDGQKIWTTFGHHADWIYALCRTNPHAPKHRGLSMLLVPMRQAGVEVRPIRNLAGSSEFCEVFFDGARTDADLVVGEVDHGWPVALTVLGFERATATLPHQMQFEREVDDLIALARRTGHTRDASLRDRLADAWIGVRILGFNNARSLTTLMRTGEPGPGSSVAKLYWSEWHQRLCELKLDTLGADAVLYDYRDDSFERMQHSFLLSRSETIYGGSSQIQRNTIGERVLGLPREPRPSPLV, encoded by the coding sequence TTGAGCGACGACCTGCAGCAGCTCGGCCTCTCAGAGGATGACGTCGCGTTCCGCGATGAGGTGCGCTCGTGGCTCGCCGACCACCTCGTGGGTGAGTTTCTCGCCTTCGGCGCGCGCGGCGCCGCCGCGAGCGACGAGGGCTTCGAGATTCGGGCGCGCTGGGAGAAGCAGCTCGCGCGCGGCGGTTGGCTCGGTCTCGCGGTTCCCAAGCAATACGGCGGACGCGAGGTAGGAATCGGAGCGCAGATCGTTTTCGCATATGAGTGTGCGCACGCGGGCGCGCCGTACCGCTTGAGCATCCAGGGCACCGAGATGATCGGCCCGACCCTCGTCGCCACCGGCACCGAGGCTCAGAAGGAGCGGTTCCTTCCCGAGATCCTCGCGGCTGACGTCATCTGGTGCCAGGGGTTCAGCGAGCCGGACGCGGGTTCCGATCTTGCCAACGTGCGCACCCAGGCTCGGCTCGACGGTGACCACTGGGTGATCGACGGCCAGAAGATCTGGACGACCTTCGGACACCATGCCGACTGGATCTACGCGCTGTGCCGGACCAACCCGCACGCCCCGAAGCACCGGGGCCTCTCGATGCTCTTGGTTCCCATGCGTCAAGCTGGCGTAGAGGTCCGTCCGATCCGCAACCTCGCGGGCTCATCGGAGTTCTGCGAGGTGTTCTTCGACGGCGCGCGTACCGACGCCGATCTCGTCGTCGGTGAGGTCGATCATGGCTGGCCGGTGGCGCTCACCGTGCTGGGATTCGAGCGCGCGACGGCCACATTGCCACATCAGATGCAGTTCGAGCGCGAGGTCGACGATCTCATCGCGCTCGCTCGCAGGACCGGACACACGCGTGACGCGTCGTTGCGAGACCGGCTCGCCGACGCGTGGATCGGCGTACGAATCCTGGGTTTCAACAACGCACGCTCGTTGACGACACTCATGCGAACCGGCGAACCGGGGCCCGGGTCGTCGGTAGCCAAGCTGTACTGGTCAGAGTGGCACCAACGGCTGTGCGAGCTGAAGCTCGACACGCTCGGCGCCGACGCTGTGCTCTACGACTACCGAGACGACAGCTTCGAGCGAATGCAGCACAGCTTCCTGCTGTCACGCTCCGAGACGATCTACGGCGGGAGCAGCCAGATCCAGCGCAACACCATCGGCGAGCGTGTGCTCGGACTCCCCAGAGAACCGCGGCCCTCGCCGCTCGTCTAG
- a CDS encoding TIGR03621 family F420-dependent LLM class oxidoreductase: MTFSFSVTAPPLRLPISEWAAEVRRLEALEFDEVVIADHFTDGYDTEPMVGLTTAAMTTGRLRLRPAVLGVDYRHPVLVHRMAAMLDVVSEGRLTLGMGAGWMTSDYEAAGLAMDEPGARVSRLAEALTVVKGLFGSEPFTFSGDHYTIRGLDGLPKPVQRPHPPFFVGGGSPRVLRLAGREAAIVGVNAGLRAGALGRHAVVDLSPERMKEKIGWVHEGASRAGKSPDDIVLSLNCWLVRVTADSATSVEFLDRMAAQFDITGAELGASPAVLVGTVDSICNKLVTSRSEYGFSHIQLDAGFHPRSLDSIAPIVTTLAGT, encoded by the coding sequence ATGACCTTCAGCTTCTCCGTCACCGCGCCGCCGCTGCGCCTGCCGATCAGCGAGTGGGCCGCCGAGGTGCGCCGCCTCGAAGCGCTCGAATTCGACGAGGTCGTGATCGCCGACCACTTCACCGACGGATACGACACCGAACCGATGGTCGGCCTCACCACGGCGGCCATGACGACCGGCCGACTGCGGTTACGACCAGCGGTGCTCGGCGTCGACTACCGGCATCCGGTCCTCGTCCATCGCATGGCCGCGATGCTCGACGTGGTCTCGGAAGGACGGCTCACGCTCGGGATGGGCGCGGGGTGGATGACTTCCGACTACGAAGCCGCCGGACTCGCGATGGACGAGCCCGGCGCGCGCGTCAGCCGGCTTGCAGAAGCGCTCACCGTCGTCAAGGGCCTCTTCGGTTCGGAGCCCTTCACCTTCAGCGGGGACCACTACACGATCCGCGGGCTCGACGGCCTCCCCAAGCCGGTGCAACGACCGCATCCACCGTTCTTCGTCGGCGGTGGCAGCCCGCGCGTGCTCCGGCTCGCGGGTCGAGAAGCGGCAATCGTCGGCGTGAACGCGGGGCTTCGAGCGGGTGCACTCGGGCGGCACGCCGTGGTCGACCTGTCGCCCGAGCGCATGAAGGAGAAGATCGGCTGGGTGCACGAGGGGGCGTCGCGAGCGGGCAAGTCGCCCGACGACATCGTCCTGTCGCTGAACTGCTGGCTCGTGCGCGTGACCGCGGACTCCGCGACCTCGGTCGAGTTCCTCGATCGGATGGCGGCCCAGTTCGACATCACCGGTGCGGAGCTCGGCGCGTCGCCGGCGGTCCTGGTCGGAACCGTTGACTCGATCTGCAACAAGCTGGTGACATCGCGAAGCGAGTATGGCTTCAGCCATATCCAGCTCGACGCCGGCTTCCACCCGAGGAGCCTCGACTCGATCGCGCCGATCGTCACCACGCTTGCGGGAACCTGA